The genome window GAAAGATAAGATGCTTAAACTCTTGCTTCAAAATGGCTTAAATTGATGTGGAACCAAAATCAGCTCAAACATGGCTCAAACCCAAAAGTCTGACAAGTGTTTCAACTACTTAAAATGTGCTTAAAGTTGGCTTAAAAATGCCTTTAACATAGGAAACCTAAAATGTCATATTacgcaaaaataaagaaattagacGAAGAATCTCTTCGAAGACTTACAGAAGGGTCTGGACCTGCGGATGAATGCCTTTGCTCTATTTTAAGCCCTCCTGAAGTCAAAAAAGGGTTTACAGCATCTGTCAAAAAGGTTTTCGGTGCTCTGAGTGGGAGGAAAAAGGGTATTATAAGTTGGGGCCAGGGAAGTCGTGAAATGCAACAAAGCTTCAGCAAGGATCCACCAGGTAAATAACTCGTCGTTATGGACGGGGGGAGAGAGCGACGTCTTTTTAAGGGTTctgtagccaaatggcaaaaaacggaacccttatagattcgtcatgtctgtctgtctgtctgtctgtctgtccgtccgtatgtcacagccacatTTTTCCGtaacaaaaatgatattgaggtttgtgtgtgtccccccccccctgtaacttctaaaataacagaatgataaaactaaaaaagtatatgatgtacattaccatgcaaacttccaacgaaaattggtttgaacgagatctagtaagtagtttttgatttatcgtgcaaaatgacgataaaatacgattgtaggattcgcacttggccagtttttatagaaatagcgagcaaacgagcaggcgggtcacctgatgttaagtgattactgccgcccatgaacaattttgcagcaccagaggaactgccaatgcgttgccggcctttcaggaatttgttgggcCGCCATTGCGATTTgctattgagctattgaggtttgaGTGAGGAGAGCGTAACCCAGAGCGTTTCATGGCTTTTATTTACAGGGTTCCACAGCACGAAGGAGGTGGTGCAGCGTCAGAAGCCGTGCGGCAAGTGCGGCTGCGACAGCGACAAGTTTGTGCTGAAGCACTCGTACGCCAACATCCGCATCACGACGCCTGATGTGTCCACCATATGCCCCTGTTCTTCCGACTGTCTGCCAGGTACGAACAACTGGCTGAATACTATCTCGGCAGATAACTCATGTCAATACCATACATATCATACATGTTAATTatgcttttatttgtatttatttctttgcctttctattacctttatataaaacggcaagtttttaagatttttcatTACACGCCATACTCATGCAAATACTCATACACGCCATACTCATACACACaatgactattttttattttagctccGTTCAATCGAACTCATCCTGTCAATCACAGATGTTGGTGAAGACTGTTAAGCTCGTGCACGTCACTCTTGTTGGTCCcggcagaataccagcgctcaggttttattcttaaaacctgcagcattaatgctgagctggggccatttcatcttgtgccaagtgggtgcaagaactcattttagatttaattaattattaaatacttcttattatctactaactactacctactaaccattaattttaagtttgtttgtacctaccttaggcataagatgaataaactagttttctttctttctttctttctttgaatCGCCCCAGCAGATGTaatagcggctccctgcgactcgtctgatgtcgtccgtacacctagtggggggtcttccaacactgcgtattccggtgcgaggtcgccatttcagcaccttgagaccacaacgtctatcggtttgaaacgtgccctgcccattgccctcatttcctaccaattacaacccgggtatctttaaaacaagagtgaataggcatcttctaggtaaacgcgtcccatcttaggccacatcatcacttcccatcaggtgtgattgtggtcaagcgtatacctataatgaataaaaaaaaaaaaaacttcagcttcgcaacccgttgagctatgtcggttactctagttctcctacggatctcctcatttcctcattgatcacgtagagaaactccgcacatagctctctccatcgcccgctgagtgactctgagctttcttgtgaggagattcttatttttttattttatttttttattcagatacaagttagcccttgggtGTAGTCctggcccttgactgcaatctcacctgatggtaagtgatgatgcagtctaagatgatagcgggctaacctgggaggggtatggcagtttttattaaacccatacccctttgttttctacacggcatcgtaccggaacgctaaatcgcttggcgggctttgccggtagggtggtaactagccacggccgaagccttccaccagaccagaccagaaatttagaaattataaaattccaaacccctgccaggaatcgaacccgggacctcccgctaataagaccacagcgctcaccactgcgccagggaggtcgtcaattaaAAGAAGTTTTTCTTTACAGATAAAGaaaagttacaaaataatattaaggttATAGTGGAGAATGTCCAAATCAACTCGAAACCTAACTTCGAAAAGGAACCCAATATTGAGGATTCTCAGGCACTGGAACACCATCTAGATCTAGATTTTGAAACGGAAAACTAGACTCGGTAGAAGTCGAAAAATTAAGAACTCGTCAAATGTTCGAATATTCATAATTACCTAAATAtctaatatacagggtgtaaccagaacgctagcaaaaacgaagaccagaccagaccagaaattaattagttattataaaattccaaatccctgccaggaatcgaacccgggaccacccactaataaaaccacagcgcttaccactgcgccagggaggtcgtcgaatgaAAACACCATCACGTTGAATGCCCGAAGGCTTTCAACTATTATTCTGTGCCAACACCGTAAATGCATTAACAAGaactatttacttacttttatataGGTGCCTATCGCTGTTTAGCAAAACGATCTGCCCTAATGATACAGTGACATAAACATAAAACGATAATATATAGGAACTACCAGttacccgcgatttcgtctgcgtaaAATTTCTTGTTTTTCATGAGATTAGAAATTTCTTTTCGAAAAAGAAGATTTAAATTAGAAGTCCGggcctcgtccgcgtggatttgggtttttgaaaatcccgtgggaactcttttattttccggtgtaaaaagtagcctatgtcactctccacgtcttgaactatactcatgcaaaaaatcacgtcaatccgttgcaacctgattgaaggacaaaccaacaaatcaataattaattaatcagtacccttattataaatgggaaaatgtgtttgtttgttggtttgttggtttgtctttcaatcacgtcgcaatggtccAACGGAACCACGGAGACCATATTACAATCTCTAtaaaattgttgtgattggctgaatttgtgcgattcttgttgcaacaatgcattgtagccaatagtgagcgagcgtcaaccaatcagagatgattgcgatcgtgacattgtagctgtcattctcccgcaatcgcacaatcgcaatcatctctgattggcagacgctcgctcactattggctacaatgcattgttgcaacaagaatcgcacaaattcagccaatcacaacaattttaTTGAGATTGTAACAATGATTGATCGCCCTAcagaatcaaaccgagagttccatcactctagttcactctggtgaAACGGGATTTTGTACAAAATGAATAAAACTTTTCcacgtaaaaatatttatttgagaaataaaaaatagaaacgcagggtgtaattagaatgctagcaaaaattaatattatattataagtcccgcaaattgctattgcgctacaACCATGTTTCATTAACTATATTAAatcatcttaaatatataaaaggaaaaggtgactgactgactgatctatcaacgcacaactcaataaactactggacgggtcgagctgaaatttggcatgcagttacctattataacgtagacatccgctaagaaaggatttttgaaaattcaacccctaaggggatgaaataggggtttgaaatttgtgtcataagctagtttttagggttccgtgcctcaaaaggaaaaacggaacccttataggatcactttgttgtctgcctgtctgtctgtcaagaaacctacagggtacttcccgttgacctagaatcgtgaaatttggcaggtaggtagatcttatagctgacatttggggaaaaatctgaaaaccgtgaatttagggttagatcacacaaaaaaaattaaattgtggtcatgaactaataattagtattttcaattttcgaagtgagtgactatatcaagtggggtatcatatgaaatgtcttcacctgtacattctaaaacagattttatttattttcgtgcatcatagtttttgaattatcgtctaaaatgtcgaaaaaatacgactgtactacggaaccctcattgcgcgagcctgactcgcacctggccggtttttttatatattcctATGCTTCTCGGTCTTATTGATGATCCATTCAGAAAAGTGCGTCACATTGGTGTAGAGGGCCGCCAGTCCGTTGGTAGAGTTGGTGAGGTACACTCCGTACACTGTGTATATGTTTGCGTTCGATtgctgaaaacaaaatatatatatttttagcgtttaaactatcgtgagtgatttccatctatatatataaaactagctgatccccgcggcttcgcccgcgtagatttaggtttttaaagatcccgtatagcctatgtcactcaggaataatgtagctttctactggtgaaagaatttttaaaatcggttcagtagttctaaagattaccccctacaaacaaacttaacgacattacctctttatataatatagctgacctgccccggcttcgctcgggtggagtttagaaaattgagggggaggttgaattaaatttttctctccgtaagaaccatcctcgaacttcaagaaatattataaaaaaagtattagcgaaatcggttcagctgttctcgagatttgcgatgagcaatacatttagtgattcatttttatattatagagccgCGCGGATaccttactcatagatctaaactcccctcccgcacgcgcacccccgccttggtgacgcccacttcgcaacgggccgtgcagcagaaatcgtaatattttaatttcgccataacttcaaaaccaaacgtccaattttaatcattcaaagaccaaatattatctccataaactgttcttagtgatgaaatcatttattttgataaggattaatagcatgagtaaaataaacgcgtttaaatgtagtccaaaaaaattcaagatttttaaataaaaaaatggttgctgtgcctcactcgacatagatgggtatagtgtgtcgcggacttttttgtagatatttataagatctacaattaattagaacattttatggttctatcttttatagtttaggcagcgtacgcaaaataagtaacttttctggttgattttttacaccttgtgtccgaaaaacccaaatatcttacggaaccctatttttttccaaaataaaatatagcctatgttactcgtggataatgtagctttcgaatggtgaaagaatttttaaaatcggtccagtagtttttgagcctattcagtacaatcaaacaaacaaacaaacaaacaaacaaacaaacaaacaaacaaacaaacaaagttttcctctttataatattagtgtagattcaaagtcctgactgactgactgacatatatatcaacgcacagtctaaaccgctggtcctaaagacatgaaatttggagggtctattctttgtaaagattaggtatccactaagaaaggatttttcgaaattccacctctaagtgggttaaatgggggatggaagtttgtatgaaagtccgtcatttttcaagttatttgcacgaaaattggtatttgggttttcggtcacaaatgaagaaatacgtgtttcaggatttttggaaaattcgcccataagggcggtaaaataggggatgaaatttgtatgggaaagttttaattattgataggtattaacttgaaatttggaaagtaggttttttcttgaggttatgtggcggttaccacactagcaactagatggcgctgttcaatcgatgacgtagtcccgaacaaatgtaccgccgacagtactcgcactaacagagtgttcggcaatctggactatatatagaagtttcaagatacaaccgtcggcccagttggcgctaccgagcacaaccaaccgctcggtgggagatctcccctttggtacggtcgagcctgcagaccgctcccgtacagttaggtgtcagctaagaaacggctatgagaaaatcccccctaaagggatgaaacgGGGGTTGggaggttatatgtgttattcggtgctgttcagggtacgcgtcctgatgttataatgtttgtttctgaaaaaaaatgccatttgtttgaTCCGATGCATATattatctgcttctgccctgccctgatgcacaaacgtagcgtccacCTAGGGAGTCATACCATTTACCCTGAGGacgttacttcaattccagtcaagaaggtgctgctgtattTGGCAGCCAcaggaagtgtgaagtggaggcgaACACAATACATCGGAAAtggtcgcagtgattcagggatatcaaggacctgtataggcccaaagaagaagaagaagaaatactactagctatgcaatgagacgatttcTCGTTCTTTCGTAGttcttagtttagtttagtttaatattctttattgtacaccaaaaagaaaagacacaaaaagaaacatgtaaaagaagaacatacaatcagcggccttatcgctgtgaagcgatctctaccaggcaactaggttgaagagggtttaagggctagtgaaaactgggtttaaggtgtacgtaagttgttagggaacataaagataataattataatataagtaatatgtatattaataggcacagaaatgccttaataataatatatagataaagatatacacaggtacatatataatacataatatatatacatatattaatatataatatagtgatagatgaataataaatatacaacaataatattatgagtaatattgatgttttaattgtaggataatatatttaataatgtgtaattacatagaagggttctgacattttagatagtgtttatatacacgagtcttgaaaacgttaagagacggagcttgtcgtacctgctgaggaagggcgttccatagccTGATTGCTGTAACAGTAAAGGAATCTGAATATAGCGCCGAGTTGTGTTTCGGGTAAGCAAGAATATCTATATTTGAGGAACGCTGAACGCGACCTAAGGAGCCAAAGGGTTTAAAACGTTCTTTCAGGTATATAGGAGAACATGGGTCATTGAGAATGCCATAGAGACAGGCAAGAACGTGCGCATTCCGGCGATACCGAATATTTTCTTCTTATTTAGTTCTTAATATGGCTGTTATAAAGAGGCGCCTATGAGGTGTTTGTCTAGGGCCTCACCACCTCTCGCCCTGGGGTTGTATGAGTTGAGTCCACAGCTTCTGGCACCTTACCTCATCTAAACAGTACATGCCGCCCCCTAGCTCAGGGATATAGTCGTCCTTCAGGGTGGCGCTACACATGAGGGAGTTGTCCAGGATGCCGTTTTCTTTGCACTTGGACTGCCGTGGTACCACTTGGTTTAACTGCAATTACAAACAGAATCGAACTCAATAATAGTAGtcctagtaagctgtgatagcctagtaagctgtgatagcctagtaagctgtgatagcctagtaagctgtgatagcctagtaagctgtgatagcctagtaagctgtgatagcctagtaagctgtgatagcctagtaagctgtgatagcctagtaagctgtgatagcctagtaagctgtgatagcctagtaagctgtgatagcctagtaagctgtgatagcctagtaagctgtgatagcctagtaagctgtgatagcctagtaagctgtgatagcctagtaagctgtgatagcctagtaagctgtgatagcctagtaagctgtgatagcctagtaagctgtgatagcctagtaagctgtgatagcctagtaagctgtgatagcctagtaagctgtgatagcctagtaagctgtgatagcctagtaagctgtgatagcctagtaagctgtgatagcctagtaagctgtgatagcctagtaagctgtgatagcctagtaagctgtgatagcctagtaagctgtgatagcctagtaagctgtgatagcctagtaagctgtgatagcctagtaagctgtgatagcctagtaagctgtgatagcctagtaagctgtgatagcctagtaagctgtgatagcctagtaagctgtgatagcctagtaagctgtgatagcctagtaagctgtgatagcctagtaagctgtgatagcctagtaagctgtgatagcctagtaagctgtgatagcctagtaagctgtgatagcctagtaagctgtgatagcctagtaagctgtgatagcctagtaagctgtgatagcctagtaagctgtgatagcctagtaagctgtgatagcctagtaagctgtgatagcctagtaagctgtgatagcctagtaagctgtgatagcctagtaagctgtgatagcctagtaagctgtgatagcctagtaagccgtgatagcctagtaagccgtgatagcctagtaagctgtgatagcctagtaagctgtgatagcctagtaagctgtgatagcctagtaagctgtgatagcctagtaagctgtgatagcctagtaagctgtgatagcctagtaagctgtgatagcctagtaagccgtgatagcctagtaagccgtgatagcctagtaagctgtgatagcctagtaagctgtgatagcctagtaagctgtgatagcctagtaagctgtgatagcctagtaagctgtgatagcctagtaagctgtgatagcctagtaagctgtgatagcctagtaagccgtgatagcctagtaagctgtgatagcctagtcgttaggaagtccgccttctaatcggaggtcaggggttcgatcccgggcacgcacctctaacttttcggagttatgtgcgtcttaagtaattgaatacttgctttaactgtgaaggaaaacttcgtgaggaaacctgtatgtctgagagttctccataatgttctcaagggtgtgatttttgaaaattcaacccctaagggggtgaaataggggtttgcgcggacgaattcgcgagcaaaagctagtactTACATATAAATTGTTGTCCGAGACGGCGATGCAGGCAGTGCCGAGCAGCACTGGTTCTATGGGGAGACAGGCCCTCTGCATCCATGGCGGCACCGACTCCACGCTCAGCACTGCTATGTCGTTCACGAGGGTGGCTGCAACGAAAAATCATATtacaattatcatcatcatcatcaaccgatagacgtccattgctggacataagtctcttgtattgtagcgacttccacacgccagtcttgcgccgccgccatccagcagctccctgcgactcgtctgatgtcgtccgtccacctagtgggggttcttCCACCACtacgtcttccagtgcgaggtcgccattccagcaccttgggaccccaacgtctatcggttgtacgaactatgtgccctgcccattgccacttcagcttcgcaacccgttgagctatgtcggttattctagatagcctagtggttaggacgtccgccttctaatcggaggtcaggggttcgatcccgggcacgcaccctctaacttttcggagttatgtgcgtcttaattatttaaatatcactttaacggtgaaggaaaacatcgtgaggaaacctgcattcttgagagttctccataatgttctcaaaggtgtgtgaagtctaccaatccgcacatggccagcgtggtagactgtggccaaaacccttctcgctgtgagaggagacccgtgctctgtagtgagccggtgatggtttttttttttaaagaatatcagccatgttaaatgactaatattcccctttcctctccaattaagcgtcaggcttgtgctaggagtaggtacgacaatagtgcaacgggcggggtttgaaccggcgacctttcggttttcagttccactcctttaccggttgagctgttgaggctcTGAGGATTGATCATGATATACCTTTGTCATAGTGCTCGTGCACGTCAATCCTTCTAACAGACACGGGGTGGTAGCGCTCAGGGTCGCGGTTGAAGCGCACGATCAGCGCGTCCGCTCTGCGTCCCTCCACGCACGACGCTGACGTCAGCAGCGTGCGGCCTTCCTTGTTGATGTAGGTCGCGGCGCACAGCGGCGTGTTGGGGTCCTGCCAGCTGCggacaagttttttttaatctaatccATActtggaagtatggattagattaaaaaaaacttgtactactaatcttctaaatatataaaaggaaaaggtgactgactgactgatctatcaacgcacagctcaaactactggacggatcaggctgaaaatttgcatgcaaatagctattatgacgtaggcatccgctaagaaaggatttttgaaaattcaacccctaagggggtgaaacacaggtttgaaatttgtgtagtccacgcggacgaagtcgcgagcataagctagtaatattataaatgcgaaagtgtgtctgtctgtctgctagcttttcacggcccaaccgttcaaccgattttgatgaaatttggtacagagttagcttatatcccggggaaggacataggctactttttatcccggaaagttgaagagttcccacgggatttcaaaaaacctaaatccacgcgggcatcatctagtctaaatatataaaagaaaaaggtgaccgattgactgactgactgactgactgatatatcaacgcacaactctcAAACtgctagacggatcgggctgaaatttggcatgcagatagctattatgatgtaggcatccgctaagaaagggtttttgaaaattcaacccctgaaggggtgtaataggggttcgaaatttgtgtagtccacgcggacgaagtcgcgagcataagctagttttatataaaaggaaaaggtaactgactgactgatctatcagcgcacagctcaaactactggacggatcgggctgaaatttggcatgtagatagctattatgacgtaggcctcctctaagaaaggatttttgaaaattcaacccctaagggagccAATGACTGCAATGTCGCGGttgtaaatgatgatgcagtgtatGATGGAAGCTGGCAGGGGtaggtatggtagttttttagggttccgtatttcaaaaagaaaaaactggccaagtgcgagtcaggctcgcgcaatgagggttccgtactacagtcgtatttttcgacattttgcacgataattcaaaaactatgatgcataaaaataaataaaaatctgttttagaatgtacatgtgaagacttttcatatgataccccacttgatatagtcactgacttcgaaagttgaaaatactaattattagttcatgaccacaatttaattttttttgtgtgatctaaccctaaattcacggttttcagatttttccccaaatgtcagctataagatctacctacctgccaaatttcatgattctaggtcaacgggaagtaccctgtaggtttcttgacagacagatagacaacaaagtgatcctataaggtttccgtttttccttttgaggtacggaaccctaaaaagaacccttataggatcacttcgttatttGTTACTTACTAGTATATCCAGGCCCTCCAGGGGTACTCCCCCTGCAGCACGGAGCGGATGCTGGCCCTCAGCGCGCGAGGGTAGCCCTCCGGGTTGCTGCGGCCGCAGGAGAGGCGGTCCGCATTGGTACTCTCCCTGGGAACAAACAGTAGGATCAGTGCGAGTTGTcaaatcatgatgatgatgatgatcaacccatcgccggctcactacagagcacgggtctcctcttagagtgagaagcgtttggccatgtgcggattggtagacttcacatacctttgagaactctcaggcatgcaggtttcctcacgatgttttctttcaccgttaaagcaaagttacataaaacgcacataactctgaaaagttaggggtgcgtgcccgggatcgaacccccgacctccgatcagaaggcggacgttctaaccactagcttatgttcgcaacttcgtccgcatggactttaagtacccttattataaatgcgtttgttggtttgtccttcaatcacgtcgcaacggtacaacgattgacgtgattttttgcatgggtatagataaagacctggagagtaacacaggctacttttatcccggaaaatcagagagttcccccgggaattttgtaaaaacctaaaaccacgcggatgaagtcg of Maniola hyperantus chromosome 26, iAphHyp1.2, whole genome shotgun sequence contains these proteins:
- the LOC117994279 gene encoding complement factor I-like, with amino-acid sequence MRPMVLPRMATFLFVLNTCILYTKSDGTEKLDELYAETDSKNITNASLKCEGIEGRVAECSECYTCDHEAVARHRDLKHEITELKLNDANCGASETICCISQKDLKFRESTNADRLSCGRSNPEGYPRALRASIRSVLQGEYPWRAWIYYWQDPNTPLCAATYINKEGRTLLTSASCVEGRRADALIVRFNRDPERYHPVSVRRIDVHEHYDKATLVNDIAVLSVESVPPWMQRACLPIEPVLLGTACIAVSDNNLYLNQVVPRQSKCKENGILDNSLMCSATLKDDYIPELGGGMYCLDEQSNANIYTVYGVYLTNSTNGLAALYTNVTHFSEWIINKTEKHRNI
- the LOC117994278 gene encoding uncharacterized protein codes for the protein MSYYAKIKKLDEESLRRLTEGSGPADECLCSILSPPEVKKGFTASVKKVFGALSGRKKGIISWGQGSREMQQSFSKDPPGFHSTKEVVQRQKPCGKCGCDSDKFVLKHSYANIRITTPDVSTICPCSSDCLPDKEKLQNNIKVIVENVQINSKPNFEKEPNIEDSQALEHHLDLDFETEN